The following are encoded in a window of Patescibacteria group bacterium genomic DNA:
- the uvrA gene encoding excinuclease ABC subunit UvrA — protein sequence MTNNQSRSAGEFIQIRGAREHNLKNIDLDLPINDFVVITGVSGSGKSSLAFDTLYAEGQRRYVESLSAYARQFLGIMNKPDVDSIKGLSPAISIEQKSTSRNPRSTVGTVTEIYDYMRLLFARIGQPHCPKCGKEIASQDVQTIFERVIKEAEGKSVEILSSLVRGRKGTYEKMFENLFKQGYSKVRVNGKEYILPARIELNKFEKHEIEIVVDSFKVTKENQSRLFDSLETAVDISQEGIIMIKINGKEVLFNTKLACANCGINFEEIQPRMFSFNSPYGACTECHGLGGILEFAEDLIIPNHELSIMEGAIAPWKKQVFGFVGQKVEALAKHYKFDPEIPWKKLPKKIQDVLLYGSEEKIDFELKSRTSEAEYAWQGYFEGIVPQLERLYKQTESEERRQDMARYMRFNDCPLCHGQRLKPESLAVTIDKFNIFEVTELSIKDCYSFIEQLKLKPQQQEIAKQILKEIKSRLTFMINVGLDYLTLGRSASTLSGGEAQRIRLATQIGSELRGVLYILDEPSIGLHQRDNKKLIATLKQLRDLGNTVIVVEHDKETMESCDYLVDIGPGAGIHGGKVVAEGTLEQVKKVKDSLTAQYLNGFKRIEVPKKRRPWVDYLEIFGAKANNLKQLRVKFPLRVLTCITGVSGSGKSTLINETLYKELAKRLYHSKELPGKHEKLTNVGFIDKAIIIDQSPIGRTPRSNPATYTKIFTDIRDIFVQTPEAKVRGYKPGRFSFNVRGGRCENCEGDGVIKIEMHFLPDVYVQCEKCKGKRYNRETLEVHFKNKNIADVLAMSVEEAHQFFIDIPLISDKLQLLKDVGLGYIKLGQPATTLSGGEAQRIKLASELGKRATGKTLYILDEPTTGLHFDDIKKLLEVLNRLVNKGNSVIVIEHNLDVIKTADWIIDLGPEGGDQGGQVVAEGTPEQVSKNNNSYTGHFLRKILKF from the coding sequence GGCAAATCATCTTTGGCTTTTGATACATTATATGCCGAGGGTCAGCGCCGTTATGTTGAAAGCTTGTCAGCTTATGCCAGGCAATTTTTGGGTATTATGAATAAGCCAGATGTTGATTCTATCAAGGGCTTATCACCAGCGATTTCCATTGAACAAAAATCAACTTCCAGAAACCCTCGCTCCACTGTTGGCACGGTGACAGAAATATATGACTATATGCGTTTGCTTTTTGCCAGAATTGGCCAGCCCCATTGTCCTAAATGCGGTAAGGAAATCGCGTCACAAGATGTGCAGACAATATTTGAGCGGGTAATTAAAGAGGCCGAGGGTAAAAGCGTAGAAATTTTATCTTCTTTGGTACGTGGCAGAAAAGGCACTTATGAAAAAATGTTTGAAAATTTATTTAAACAGGGTTATTCCAAAGTCAGAGTGAATGGCAAAGAATATATTTTGCCTGCTCGAATTGAGCTGAATAAATTTGAAAAACATGAAATTGAAATTGTGGTTGATTCTTTTAAAGTCACCAAAGAAAATCAAAGCCGTCTTTTTGATTCCTTGGAAACAGCAGTTGATATTTCCCAGGAAGGAATTATCATGATTAAAATTAATGGTAAAGAAGTTTTATTTAATACTAAATTAGCCTGTGCAAATTGTGGCATTAACTTTGAAGAAATTCAGCCACGCATGTTTTCTTTTAATTCACCTTATGGCGCTTGCACAGAATGCCATGGCTTGGGCGGAATTTTGGAATTTGCCGAGGACTTGATTATTCCCAACCACGAACTTTCTATAATGGAAGGCGCAATCGCGCCTTGGAAAAAACAGGTTTTTGGTTTTGTGGGTCAAAAAGTTGAGGCTCTGGCCAAACATTATAAATTTGATCCGGAAATTCCCTGGAAAAAATTGCCAAAGAAAATTCAGGATGTGCTTTTATATGGTTCTGAAGAAAAAATTGATTTTGAATTAAAGTCCCGCACTTCTGAGGCTGAATATGCTTGGCAAGGATATTTTGAAGGCATTGTACCGCAATTGGAAAGATTGTATAAGCAAACTGAATCAGAAGAACGCCGCCAGGACATGGCGCGTTATATGCGCTTTAATGATTGTCCGCTTTGCCATGGCCAAAGATTAAAACCTGAAAGTTTGGCAGTAACAATTGACAAGTTTAATATTTTTGAAGTGACCGAGTTATCAATTAAAGATTGTTACAGTTTTATTGAACAGTTAAAATTAAAACCTCAACAGCAAGAAATTGCCAAGCAGATTTTAAAAGAAATTAAGTCGCGCTTAACATTTATGATTAATGTTGGCTTGGATTACTTAACTTTGGGTCGTTCAGCCAGTACTTTATCTGGCGGCGAAGCGCAAAGAATTCGTTTGGCAACACAGATTGGTTCTGAACTGCGTGGAGTTTTGTATATTTTAGATGAACCCTCAATTGGCTTGCATCAGCGCGATAATAAAAAATTAATTGCGACTTTAAAACAATTGCGTGATTTAGGAAATACTGTGATTGTGGTTGAGCATGACAAAGAAACAATGGAAAGCTGTGATTATTTAGTTGATATTGGGCCAGGCGCTGGCATTCATGGCGGTAAAGTTGTGGCTGAAGGTACATTGGAACAGGTAAAAAAAGTTAAGGACTCATTGACTGCGCAATATTTAAATGGTTTTAAAAGAATTGAAGTGCCAAAAAAACGCAGACCCTGGGTTGATTATCTGGAAATTTTTGGGGCCAAAGCCAATAATTTAAAACAATTGCGCGTGAAATTCCCTTTGCGTGTTTTAACCTGTATCACTGGTGTGTCTGGTTCTGGCAAATCAACTTTGATTAATGAAACATTATATAAAGAGCTGGCTAAGCGCTTATATCATTCCAAAGAATTACCAGGCAAGCATGAAAAATTAACCAATGTGGGTTTTATTGATAAGGCTATTATTATTGACCAGTCGCCGATTGGACGCACACCGCGTTCTAATCCTGCGACTTATACCAAGATTTTTACTGATATCCGCGATATTTTTGTGCAAACACCAGAAGCCAAAGTGCGCGGCTATAAGCCCGGCAGATTTAGTTTTAATGTGCGCGGCGGACGCTGCGAAAATTGTGAAGGTGATGGCGTGATTAAAATTGAAATGCATTTTTTGCCAGATGTGTATGTGCAGTGCGAAAAATGCAAAGGTAAGCGCTATAACCGTGAAACCTTGGAAGTGCATTTTAAAAATAAAAATATTGCTGATGTTTTGGCCATGAGCGTGGAAGAAGCCCATCAGTTTTTTATTGATATTCCTTTAATCTCGGATAAACTGCAATTACTAAAAGATGTGGGTTTGGGATACATAAAATTAGGCCAGCCAGCCACGACTTTATCTGGTGGCGAGGCGCAACGCATTAAGTTAGCCAGTGAATTAGGCAAAAGAGCAACTGGCAAAACTTTATACATTTTAGATGAGCCCACAACTGGTTTGCATTTTGATGATATTAAAAAATTACTGGAAGTTTTAAATCGTTTGGTTAATAAGGGCAATTCCGTGATTGTGATTGAACATAATTTGGATGTGATTAAAACCGCTGACTGGATTATTGATTTGGGTCCAGAGGGGGGTGATCAAGGTGGGCAAGTTGTTGCAGAAGGAACGCCAGAGCAAGTATCAAAAAATAACAATTCTTATACTGGCCATTTTCTTAGAAAAATTTTAAAATTTTAA